AGAAATCATTAAAAAGGGCTCCATTCCTTTTTGGATCACCCGGTTAAATAAAAGAGACTGTATCAAATAACCAAAAATAAACATGGCCGGAAGAATGAAGACAAGCGTCCAGATAGGGGAACCGGTCAAAATCTTCAGAGAAAGGAGGCTGAAATAACTGGAAAGGATCATCAATTCTCCATGGGCCAGATTCACCTGTCGCATAATCCCGAAGATCAGGGAAAGCCCTATGCCGATCACCGCATACAACCCCCCCAGCAAAATCCCGTTTATTATAGGCTCAAAGAAGGCCGTCATAGGCAAAAATCCCTTTCTGAATTTTGCGATGTGAGCACTATGTTTGAGGAGCATCCCGCCAATGGCGGGATTTGAAGAAAGAGGCCCCTGCCTTTTGGCCTTAAGTTTGTCTCAGACGAACGTTCCTCAAACACTTGGTCAGGCTTTAAGGCCGAAATAGGCCCTCTTCACATCTTCCTCCGACAATTCCGCAGGAACGCCCTCCAGGGCAATCTTTCCCTCCTGAAGGATATAAGCATAGTTGGCCACCTTGAGGCTTCTTTTAATATCCTGCTCCACCATAACAACGGTCATCCCCTCTCGGTTGATCTCTTGCACAGTCCTGAAAAGGACTTTAACCACAATCGGACTTAATCCTAATGAGATCTCATCAAAAAGGATTAACCGGGGTTGGGACATCAAGGCCCGGCCGATGGCCAGCATCTGTTGTTCTCCGCCGCTCAGATCGGTTCCCATCTGGGCACTTCGTTCTTTTAATCTCGGAAAAAGGGTAAAAATCTTATCCAGGGTTATCTTTCGAGCCTTCCGTGCCCGGCGGGGGAAAGAACCCATGAGCAAATTTTCCTGAACCGTCAAATTTGAAAATATCTTACGGCCTTCCGGTACCAGGGCCAGTCCCAATTCCAAAATGTGATGGGTTTCCAAATGATCTATCTGGATTCCATTAAAATGGATACTCCCCTCTCTGCCTTTTAGGAGACCGGCCATGGTTTTTAGCAAAGTGGATTTGCCCGCCCCGTTGGCCCCTAAAATGGAGACGATTTGGCCTTTTTCAACCTTCAGGGAAATAGAGGTCAGGGCTTTAAATTCCCCATAGAAGACCTCCAGATTCTGAATTTCAAGGGAGGAATTCATAACTCTTCGGCCCCTAAATAAATATCCTGAACCTTCTTGGATTGGAAAGCCTCCTGAGGGGTTCCACAGAATAATTTTTCTCCGAAATTCAGGACCAGCAGACGATCCGGACCTTTTTGCATGGCCATCATAATGTGTTCGACCCAGATGACGGTCATGCCTTTCTTACGCAAGGAATGGATGATCCCCAAGACTTCTTCCACTTCCGCTTCGCCCAGCCCCCCGGCAATCTCATCCACTAAAATTAAAGAAGGCTCACTGGCCAAGGCCCTGGCCAATTCAAGACGTTTGCGGTCCAGGAGGGGCAAGGAGCCGGCAATACTATTTTTTTTAACTATAAGACCGGTCATCTCCAGAATATCTTCACAAGTCTTTTTGGATTGGGAACAGTTCCTTCGGGCCCCATATACTGCCCCAACCAATAAATTTTCCAAGATACTCATAGTGAGGAAAGGGCGGGGGATTTGATAAGTACGGGCAATGCCCAGACGACATTTCTTGTAAGCGGGGGTAAAGGTCACATTTTCCCTGTTAAAGAAGATGGTTCCCTTGTCGGGTTTGATTTGGCCGGAAATAAGATTAAAGAGGGTCGTTTTTCCGGCCCCGTTAGGGCCGATGATGCCCAGGATCTCGCCGGAGTTAACCTCAAAACTGAGATTAAAAATAGGCATCAGTTTACCGAAGGCTTTACGCAGGTTCTCCACAACAAGCAGGCGATTATCTTCCATTTGGGAAAAAACCTCCATCCCTTCCATGATCCTGGTTTATTTAATGGGCCACTTTGGGTGGCCCGTCATAAGGTTTTATTTGGGGATCGGGAAGAGTAGCTTGCCGGTGGTCGGGATCTTTTTATATTCCTTGTTGTAAACGATTTGAAGTTCCCAGGGCCACTTGGTTCCCTTGACCCATTGACCGCCCACTAAAGGCGTAGATGAATAATTTTTATCATTAAACTTGATAGGTCCGACCACCGTATCCAGTTTGGTTTGGGCCAGGGCTTCCCGGATTTTGGTTTTATCCAGAGAACCGGCCCTTTTCAAAGCATCGGCTGCTATTTCAAAGGCGGCATAGTCGAATCCCAGGGGCTGGGTGGCCTGTCTCTTGGTATCTTTGGTCCATTCGTCAGCCAGGGCTTTACAGGTTTTTCCGGACAAAGAGGATTTGAAGGGATGCCAGGGGGTCCACCAAACTTCCGTAGTCAATCCCTGGGGGAGGTTTCCGCCGATAGCTTCCATGGCCGCCGGGAAAAGGCAGGCCTTTCCAATGGTGGCCATCTTGGGTATAAATCCCTGTTGATGGCATTGTCTCCAGGCCGTGGCCCAATCAGGCGGAATGGGTACTCCGGTCAGGATATCCACTTTCTCCTTTTTCCAGGTGCTGATAAAGCTGCTGAAATCCTGCATGCCATAAGGAAAGCGGCCCACATCGATGACTTTGTGACCCATACTCTGGAGCTTTTTGGAAAACTCCTGGGCCCAAACGGTCCCGTCGGGATCATTGGGCCAGAGACCGCCCACCACCTTGTTGGTTCTCCCGGCATTTTCATTCCACATCCCGGTATAGACGTTGATAATTTGGTCCAGAGACCAAAAATAATGGAAGGTCCATTTATAAGGTCCTCCGGTCAACCAGGGTTCGATAGGGGCCACGGAAGAAATACAAGGAACCTGGTATCTTTCACAGATGGCCCCCACGGGGTTGACCGTATCCGGGGTGTGCAGGACGACCATCAAATCAACTTTGTCCTGAAGAATCAATTTGGAAGCCACCTCGGCCGCTTTGGTTGGGTTGCTTTCGGTATCCATGGGTTTGACTTTAATCGGGAGTTTTTTATTCAGCTCTTTAATAAAAATGCCCCCACCCTTGTTGATTTCCTCTACGAGTTTCTTGTCGGCCCAGGCCGATGTTTCCCCAAAGGCGGCAATAGGACCGGTGGCCGGAGTCGGGTGGCCGATTAAAATGTGGTCCCTGGACTCGGCCCGGGCGGTTAATGGCGCCAAGGAACCCCCGGCAACCACCAGACCGGCAGCGCCTACTGTTTTTAAAAAGTCCCTCCGTGAAACCCCTTTCCCCAATATTTCTTTGTGGCTCATAATCCCCCTCCCCTTTTAAATGTTAACTGCTTAATAAATTAGGACGCTGATTTTCGCCGATACCCGCAGATAACTATTCTATATTCAAAATCTTGACAATCTGCGTCGATCTGCGTCCAAAAAGGAAGTTCCTATACCATCCAGTTAATAATTTTTGCTCAAAATGTTGGTCAAATGGCCAATTACCCGGCAGTTTTATTTAAGCAAAAATCGAGAAATTAAAAGCTTCTGAATCTCTTCAGTCCCCTCTTCAAAATGAAAAGAGCGGACGTCCCGGAAGTGCCTTTCCATGGGATAGGCCTTGGTGTAGCCGATCCCCCCATGGATACGCAGAGCCATTTCAGAAACGCGAATGGCCACCTGCTCGGCAAACAATTTGGCCATGGCCGCCTCTTTAACGATATCCTGACCGGCATCAAATTTCCAGGCCGCTTCGTAGGCTAACAGGCGGGCGGCCTGAATTTCGGTTCCCATCTGGGCAATGTTATTCTGAATGGCCTGGCGCTGGGCAATCCGTTTGCCGAAGGTAGTTCTCTTTTTGGCGTAATCAACCGCCAGATCAAGCATCCGTTGGGCCAGGCCAACACAGCAAAAGGCAATCGACACCCGGCTTAAATGAAGCATCCCAAAGGCTACGTCCAGGCCTTTCCCTTTCTCCCCGAGGACCTGGGAGGCGGGCACACGGCAATTTTCGTACCCCCCGTTAAAATGGCGTGGTCCAATGCATCCCATCATCTTGGGCATGGGTTTAAGGATCACTCCTTCCGTGGGAACATCCACCAAAAACGAGGTAACGCCTTCGTCCGTGGCCGCAAAGGCGTAAATCAATTTGGTATAATCCGGGAAAAGGGTGATGAGCCATTTGTGGCCATTTAAAAGGTAATGATCCCCATCCCGGACCGCTTTGGAATTGATATCCTTTCCGGTTCCGGCTTCGGGTTCGGTCAGGCTGTTGGCGGCCCAAATTTCACCGGTCGCCAATTTGGGCAGATAGTTCTTCTTTTGCTCCTCCGTGCCGAAATAGAGCAGGGGGCGCCAAAAAAGCCCGTTCATGGTATGGGCGATCAAGCGGACGGTGGCATAGGCTTTGGAGAGCTCTTCCAAAACAGTGAACCATTCCACGGCCGTCCATCCCTGGCCTCCATATTCCATGGGGATGGTCAGACCGAAAAACCGTCCCTTTCTTAAGGCTTCGACTAATTCTTCAGGGATCCGTTCCTCTTCTTCTAAAGGTCCCGACAAGGGATCCAAAACCTTTTCCACCCATTCTCTGGCCTCTTGCTTATATTTTAAGATTTGATCTGAAAGGCTGAAATCCATGGTATACTCCTTCCGTTAGTTCGAAAATACCGTTGCAGGTTACGAGTTACGGGTCCCGGAATACGGGTTCAAAACCAACCTTACTTCGATATTCATGATTCGACATTCGATATTCGATATTCGATTTTTCATGCTTTGTGGTACCTCTATGGGCCTGAGGGCTTAATTACCCGATCATGGTCAAACCACCATCGACACTCAGTACCTGTCCTGTTAAGTATCTGGCGTCATCGCTTACAAAAAAGGCCACCACATCGGCCACATCTTCCGGTTCTCCGAGGCGTTTCAAAGGGATCATTTTGGCCACGGCCTCCATGATTTTCTTTCCTTTTTCCCCTTCATGCAACCCCGTTAAAAGGTCCGTCTGGACTGGGCCGGGGCTGACGCAATTAACTCGTATGTTATATCGGGCCAACTCCCTGGCCAGGGCCTTGGAACTGGCCATAATCGCCGCCTTGGTACCACAATAAATGACCTCCCCGGAGTTTCCTATCCTTCCGGCATCTGAGCCGAGACTGACGATATTGCCGCTATTTTGTTGAATCATATAAGGCAGACAAACATGGGTAGTCATTAAGAAGCTCCGGTAATTGACATTAATCATTTTATCCCAGAGGGTCTGGTCCGTATCCACAAAAAACCTGGAGACATCCATGCCGGCGTTATTGATAAGGATATCGATGGACCCGAATTGCTGATGAATCTTGGCTACCGCTTCTTTGACCCTCTCATAGTCGGTTACATCGCAATCCAGGGCCAAAGCACCGACCCCTAAGCCCGTCAGCTCCTCGGCTGTCTTCTGGGCCGCCTCTTTTTGAATATCCAATAAACCGATATGGGATCCTTCCCGGGCCAGACGTAAGGCGATAGCGCGCCCTATGCCCCTGGCGCCACCGGTAACGATGGCTGTTTTTCCTTTTAACTTCATTTTTCACTCCTTCAGCGTGGGATTTAATGCATTTCTTACTATATCCTCGATGCGTTGCTTCAAGACCTTTTTATCCGCTTTTCCGGCGGCGGTCAGGGGAATGAGTGATACCAACTCTACCCTGGCCGGCAAATGGGCTTTAGGGGCTCCCATCTTTTCCAGATAACGACGGATTTCTTCCAGGGTGATTTCTGATCCGGCAAGGGGTTTGATAAAGGCACATACCTGTTCTCCAAGATCCGGATCAGGCATGCCGATCACTGCGACGTATTCGACACCGGGATAAGATGAGACCAGATCCTCCACATCCCTGGCGGCAATATTTTCGCCACCGCGAATGATGATGTCTTTTATCCGGCCGGTGATCCGGATAATCCCTTGACCGTCAATGACCGCCAGGTCGCCGGTTCGGAAAAACCCGTCTAAGGAAAAGGCCTTCTGGTTAGCCTGGGGATTTTTGAAGTATCCGGTAAATACCCCAGGGCCTTTAGCCGCTAATTCACCTTCCACACCAGGAGGAGTCTGATTTCCATCGGGATCCAGGGTAATAAACAGGTCATAAGGGCAGACGGGCCGTCCGATCGTATTGAAGCGGATTTCTATGGGATCATCAGGACGTGATTGAGAACAGGGACCTTCCACCATTCCAAAGGCATTGATATACCGGGCACCCATTTTGCTTTCTACGCTTCGGACCAATTCGGGCGGGCTATTAGCCGCCCCGACATAAATTTTTTTTAGGGAACTTAAGTCATAATTCTCAAGCCCTTCATAATTAACAATGCGGCTGATCAGGGTAGGCACCAACCCGGTACAGGTCACCTTTTCTTCCTGGACCAATCGGCAAAAATCCTGGGGATGGGTCGAATCCATCAGGACCACTGTCGCCCCGTGAAAGAGCGGACCGGTTACACAGACCAGCAGGGCCAGGTTATGTCCAACGGTCGAGGTGACCAGGCAGGTATCGGTGACGTTGACATCCCAAGCCCGGGAGGTGTATTCCACGTTACAAATATAATCGTTATGGGTCCGTGGGGCACCCTTGGGAAGACCGGTAGTTCCTCCCGAGGGCAAGATCTGGCAAACATTTCCCGGATCGGGCCGGGCACCCTCCAGGGTGCGTTCTATTTCCGAGGAAGATACCTGTCTGGTTACCAGGTCATCAAACCAGAGTTTTCCATCCTTTTTTACCGGCCTGGCGGGACTCACTAAAATAATTTGCTGCAAACACCGGTTTTGACTTTGAACCTGCTCAATGAGTGGGAAGAATTCTGATTTGCGATAGTGATCGGGTACGATCCATCCCCTGGGCTGGGTGAGTTCGGCCAGATGAGAGACTTCCCTGGCGGTGTGGTTTATGGTCAGCAAGACCATAATCAGTCCGGCTTTTTGCAGGGCGAAATAGGAAATAACGAATTCAGGCCAGTTAGGCAGTTGGAGAAGGACCCGGTCCCCTGGGTTAAATCCCAATCGAAGCAAGCTGCAAGCCAAGGTGTCGGCCTGGGACCGGAGTTCCTTGTAGGTATATCTTTTTCCCTGTCCAACCAGGGCCTCTTTGGCCGGATAAAGATCGCTGGCCTTGTCGAGCATATCTCCCAGGGTTAGGCCCAACCACCAGCGCTTTTTTTCATACCCTTCGGCTGCTTTTGAATCATAAGGGGTAAAACCATCCAGATTCATACCAAGGCCTTTATAAAATAGTTTTGTATCAGTTTAGCTTTTTGAAAAACTATTTTCACCGCAGAGTCGCCAAGAACGCAAAGGGGAAATAATTTTTCTTTTCTGTTGAGAGGACAGAAAGGAAAAGCTTTCGCTACCCTTCGGCCGGCTTCCAAACGGAAGCCTTTGTTTTAGGTCGACGAAGTCGACCGCATAATTATGGCCGGAGGCCAGAGTTGTTTTGTACAATCCCGCCTCTCACGGGATTGTACAATAATGATTCTCTCTGCGTACTTCGCGGCTTTGCGGTGAACAACGCGTTCTTTTCAAACACCTAAAGTGTTACAAATAGTTGTGTTCACCTATCTTCTTGCGAAGAAAATTGAAGGGCCCACGAATTTACGGTTTTGGTATTTGGAGGCTCCCGTCTTTCTTTTTCCACTGAACGCAAGTAACTTCCTCGTAGGCCCCTTCGGCCTCCCGGCACTTGTTGCAGTAAACGCACTTGACGATATCCTTTTCCCGTCCTTCCTGGGACTTTTTGGGCCAAAAAGGATCACAGAGGATGGGACGGGCTATGGCCACCATGTCCGCCTCGGAATTTTCAATGATCTTCTGGGCAATTTGGGCCGTTGGAATCCTTCCCGCGGTAATAATCGTGGGATAAAAACCGGCCTGATTTAAGGTTTTCTTGATGTCAGCGGCTAAATAGACATTGACTTTTTCGGGCATCCAAAGCGGGGGCATAGATCGATTTCCACTGTAACCGGTATAGGGATCCAACGACTCCCCTTCTTTGGAGATGGCATCTTCAAACTTTCCCCCGGCCGAGATACTGATATAGTCAAGACCGAGCTCAGCCAGGCGTAAGGCAATAGGGCGTGAATGGCTGAGGGTGTTTCCACCCAGGGTGAATTCATCCCCGTTTATCCGGGCGCCAAGGACAAAATCATCACCAATAGCCTGACGCACGGCCTGGACAACTTCTATGGCCAGACGCATCCGGTTTTCCAGTTTTCCCCCGTAATCGTCCTTCCGGTGGTTATGGCGCGACAGGAAAGAAGACATGGTGTAGGCATGGGCAAAGTGGAGCTCAACAGCATCAAATCCGGCCTGGCGGGCCCGGTAAGCGGCCTGGGCGAACAGCCGGGGGATTTCCTGAACCTCCTCGAGGGGCAAGTCTTCCACCTTTTGACGATATCCGCTTCGCGAGATTTTCAGGAAGTGAATAATCTGGGGGGCGATCTTGGCCTCGGTTTCCTGATGAACCTGGTTGGTCAATTCCTTCAGTCCTGATATAAATTCATCGTCACTTAAGCGTAATAACTGGCCGCTTTTTTGTTTTTTAACGGAGACGGCTTCGGTGACAACAATACCCGCACCCCCCCGGGCATAGAGCAGGTATCTATTGATTAATTCTTCCGTGACCTTTCCCTCTTCGGTGGCCAACCGGGTGACCACCGGCGGCATCATGATTCGATTGGACAGTTTAAGCTTATTATTCAAGTAATAAGGCTCGAAAAGCTCCATAGCAGACTTCCTTTATTAAATTGTTAACCGGCTTATGAAGAAATTACCTTGTCAATCGAACCAAGGCGGCAATAAAATCATAGAGGTCCTGTTGTCGTTGACCCGCCCGGATTCCAAGCTTCGCCCAGATCTTGGCCGCCACATCCTGAAGCCGGGCGGATGGAAAATCTTTGAGCTTTCGGAGATCCAGCCCATCTCCTTCTATGGCTTTCCTGAGGGTCAAAATTGTCTCCGAAAGGACATCCTCTGTTTTTTCCAGATGAAAAAAATGATCCGTTTTACTGCCTTCCCGAAGGGATTTGCTTTTCGTCAAGGAAAAGGTTTCTTCAAAATGAATCCTTATAAGCTGCAAGGGCTTTCGGTTGATTTCAATCAGTTCCGGATAGCCGTCAGGTTTGTTTAAAGAGAGTCTCCCCCGGTCTTCGGGTCGGCTGATGACATAATAACGATTAATTCCGGAACAGGCCGGATCCACCCGGATCACCTCTTTCCAGCCGTCTTCCCATTCCAGAAGGAGGTATTTCTCCTTTTCAGGGAAAGGGCTGGGGCGGCTAAAAATGGGGTGATTCAGAAGTTCTTTCTGAAAAGACAGGGGCAGGGAGTCAAAGACAACAGTGGTCTTTGAACCATCCTCGAATTCAACCGTTACCATTTTGGGCCTGGGTTGCGACACCGGATTTATTCCTTCTTTTTGAGGATTGTTTTGAGTTCTAAAAAGGATTGGATGACCAGATCGGCTTTGGACTCCCCTAAATCGATAAAACCGATATATTGAATGGTCTTAAAACCCCGATCATGAGCCGGATTAATATCGGTTTCCGGTTTGTCCCCGATCATAACGGCCTCCTGGGGTTCGATCCCCCGCTCCCTTAATTCCCGGGCCAGGACATCATAAATCCTGCCGTCTTTTTTAGTATGGCCTTTATATTTCAAATCAGTGGTATCGTTTTCCAGATTGAATTTACCCTGGGGGGTAATCAATTCTTTAAAGTATTTAACCAGTCCCCTTTTTTTTAAAAAACGGGAAACCATATCCGTTCCTACGGGACCGAGGGTCTTTTTCATTTCAGAGACCACCTGAAGCTCTATCCCCTGGGCCTGCAGGTAAGAAAGGGCCTCTTCCAAGCCCCCTCCAACCTGCAAGTACTCTTGTTCTTTCTGGCTGAAAAGTTCGAGGGCTTGAGGATCATTATCCAGAACGAAACTATAGATTTCATCCCGATGCCCTTCTTTAATTCGGCCGTAATCTCCGTATTTCTCCTTGAGGATTCTATATTTTTGGATTTTGTCGGGGATTAATTCCGGCTTGCCCAGCCCCTTGTAAATATCGCCAAAGACATGGGGATTCCTTAACCCTCCCGGCTCCATGATACACTGGCCATAATCAAATCCGCACCATTTCACTTCCATAGGAATCGATCTTTCTTTTTCTCTTATTTCATGGGCGGTAATTTAAAGAGTCTTTCCAAATTTTTGCCCAGGATCAGATCAATCTCATCTTGTGTGAGCCCGGCCTGCTCTCCCACCTCTTTGACCGCCTTGATGGCCCCCTCCGGATCACCGACCCGATGGGCATAATCGGTTCCAATACACATGTGGTCCGGACCGACCCATTCCAGGCAGCACTTCATGGCTGGATGATAGAATGAAGTGGTATCCGGATAGACCCTGTTTTTATAGGTAATATCAGGCGATTCATCCAATACAACCCCCCATTCCTTTCCGTAGCCTTTATAGGAATCCTGTAATCTTCGAACAAAATAAGGGACCATGCCGCCCAAATGGCCGTGAACAATGGTTAACTTGGGGTATTTCTTCATAACGCCCTGGAAGATTAGGCTCAGGACGGCCATGCTGGTATCCAGGGTGTAACCCCAAAGCTGATAAGGCAGCCGCATTTTGTTCATCACGTCTTTGGTCATAGGAACGGCTGGATGCA
This genomic stretch from Deltaproteobacteria bacterium harbors:
- a CDS encoding ABC transporter ATP-binding protein, which produces MNSSLEIQNLEVFYGEFKALTSISLKVEKGQIVSILGANGAGKSTLLKTMAGLLKGREGSIHFNGIQIDHLETHHILELGLALVPEGRKIFSNLTVQENLLMGSFPRRARKARKITLDKIFTLFPRLKERSAQMGTDLSGGEQQMLAIGRALMSQPRLILFDEISLGLSPIVVKVLFRTVQEINREGMTVVMVEQDIKRSLKVANYAYILQEGKIALEGVPAELSEEDVKRAYFGLKA
- a CDS encoding ABC transporter ATP-binding protein, encoding MEDNRLLVVENLRKAFGKLMPIFNLSFEVNSGEILGIIGPNGAGKTTLFNLISGQIKPDKGTIFFNRENVTFTPAYKKCRLGIARTYQIPRPFLTMSILENLLVGAVYGARRNCSQSKKTCEDILEMTGLIVKKNSIAGSLPLLDRKRLELARALASEPSLILVDEIAGGLGEAEVEEVLGIIHSLRKKGMTVIWVEHIMMAMQKGPDRLLVLNFGEKLFCGTPQEAFQSKKVQDIYLGAEEL
- a CDS encoding ABC transporter substrate-binding protein, producing the protein MSHKEILGKGVSRRDFLKTVGAAGLVVAGGSLAPLTARAESRDHILIGHPTPATGPIAAFGETSAWADKKLVEEINKGGGIFIKELNKKLPIKVKPMDTESNPTKAAEVASKLILQDKVDLMVVLHTPDTVNPVGAICERYQVPCISSVAPIEPWLTGGPYKWTFHYFWSLDQIINVYTGMWNENAGRTNKVVGGLWPNDPDGTVWAQEFSKKLQSMGHKVIDVGRFPYGMQDFSSFISTWKKEKVDILTGVPIPPDWATAWRQCHQQGFIPKMATIGKACLFPAAMEAIGGNLPQGLTTEVWWTPWHPFKSSLSGKTCKALADEWTKDTKRQATQPLGFDYAAFEIAADALKRAGSLDKTKIREALAQTKLDTVVGPIKFNDKNYSSTPLVGGQWVKGTKWPWELQIVYNKEYKKIPTTGKLLFPIPK
- a CDS encoding acyl-CoA dehydrogenase family protein; amino-acid sequence: MDFSLSDQILKYKQEAREWVEKVLDPLSGPLEEEERIPEELVEALRKGRFFGLTIPMEYGGQGWTAVEWFTVLEELSKAYATVRLIAHTMNGLFWRPLLYFGTEEQKKNYLPKLATGEIWAANSLTEPEAGTGKDINSKAVRDGDHYLLNGHKWLITLFPDYTKLIYAFAATDEGVTSFLVDVPTEGVILKPMPKMMGCIGPRHFNGGYENCRVPASQVLGEKGKGLDVAFGMLHLSRVSIAFCCVGLAQRMLDLAVDYAKKRTTFGKRIAQRQAIQNNIAQMGTEIQAARLLAYEAAWKFDAGQDIVKEAAMAKLFAEQVAIRVSEMALRIHGGIGYTKAYPMERHFRDVRSFHFEEGTEEIQKLLISRFLLK
- a CDS encoding SDR family oxidoreductase — protein: MKLKGKTAIVTGGARGIGRAIALRLAREGSHIGLLDIQKEAAQKTAEELTGLGVGALALDCDVTDYERVKEAVAKIHQQFGSIDILINNAGMDVSRFFVDTDQTLWDKMINVNYRSFLMTTHVCLPYMIQQNSGNIVSLGSDAGRIGNSGEVIYCGTKAAIMASSKALARELARYNIRVNCVSPGPVQTDLLTGLHEGEKGKKIMEAVAKMIPLKRLGEPEDVADVVAFFVSDDARYLTGQVLSVDGGLTMIG
- a CDS encoding AMP-binding protein; the protein is MNLDGFTPYDSKAAEGYEKKRWWLGLTLGDMLDKASDLYPAKEALVGQGKRYTYKELRSQADTLACSLLRLGFNPGDRVLLQLPNWPEFVISYFALQKAGLIMVLLTINHTAREVSHLAELTQPRGWIVPDHYRKSEFFPLIEQVQSQNRCLQQIILVSPARPVKKDGKLWFDDLVTRQVSSSEIERTLEGARPDPGNVCQILPSGGTTGLPKGAPRTHNDYICNVEYTSRAWDVNVTDTCLVTSTVGHNLALLVCVTGPLFHGATVVLMDSTHPQDFCRLVQEEKVTCTGLVPTLISRIVNYEGLENYDLSSLKKIYVGAANSPPELVRSVESKMGARYINAFGMVEGPCSQSRPDDPIEIRFNTIGRPVCPYDLFITLDPDGNQTPPGVEGELAAKGPGVFTGYFKNPQANQKAFSLDGFFRTGDLAVIDGQGIIRITGRIKDIIIRGGENIAARDVEDLVSSYPGVEYVAVIGMPDPDLGEQVCAFIKPLAGSEITLEEIRRYLEKMGAPKAHLPARVELVSLIPLTAAGKADKKVLKQRIEDIVRNALNPTLKE
- a CDS encoding NADH:flavin oxidoreductase; translation: MELFEPYYLNNKLKLSNRIMMPPVVTRLATEEGKVTEELINRYLLYARGGAGIVVTEAVSVKKQKSGQLLRLSDDEFISGLKELTNQVHQETEAKIAPQIIHFLKISRSGYRQKVEDLPLEEVQEIPRLFAQAAYRARQAGFDAVELHFAHAYTMSSFLSRHNHRKDDYGGKLENRMRLAIEVVQAVRQAIGDDFVLGARINGDEFTLGGNTLSHSRPIALRLAELGLDYISISAGGKFEDAISKEGESLDPYTGYSGNRSMPPLWMPEKVNVYLAADIKKTLNQAGFYPTIITAGRIPTAQIAQKIIENSEADMVAIARPILCDPFWPKKSQEGREKDIVKCVYCNKCREAEGAYEEVTCVQWKKKDGSLQIPKP
- a CDS encoding HAD hydrolase-like protein, translated to MEVKWCGFDYGQCIMEPGGLRNPHVFGDIYKGLGKPELIPDKIQKYRILKEKYGDYGRIKEGHRDEIYSFVLDNDPQALELFSQKEQEYLQVGGGLEEALSYLQAQGIELQVVSEMKKTLGPVGTDMVSRFLKKRGLVKYFKELITPQGKFNLENDTTDLKYKGHTKKDGRIYDVLARELRERGIEPQEAVMIGDKPETDINPAHDRGFKTIQYIGFIDLGESKADLVIQSFLELKTILKKKE